From one Amaranthus tricolor cultivar Red isolate AtriRed21 chromosome 17, ASM2621246v1, whole genome shotgun sequence genomic stretch:
- the LOC130804287 gene encoding serine/threonine-protein phosphatase 7 long form homolog has product MVQGIPLPCDTVVDLHHNSRKGREPKNWLEINWRHVARWDHRLELLAQGASIEAVGAPTSMDYMPWFLSITRRWMTPRGIIAVAQYAPAAPTMTQFAQSSCHQLHPGEACTGDCPRHTPRDTVSALHSKSRCA; this is encoded by the exons atggtacagggcatcccgctGCCTTGTGACACAGTGGTGGATCTCCATCACAACTCACGCAAGGGACGGGAGCCCAAGAACTGGTTGGAGATCAATTGGCGCCATGTAGCTCGTTGGGATCACAGGCTAGAGttgctggcccaaggtgcgtcgatcgaggctgtaggcgcacctacttcgatggattacatgccgtggttcctctccatcactcgtcgatggatgacaccacgaggtatcatcgcagtcgcccagtacgctcccgcagcaccgacgatgacacagttt GCACAGAGCAGTTGTCATCAGCTTCACCCAGGAGAAgcctgtacgggagattgcccaaggcatactcctagggacacagtttcagcacttcattcTAAAAGTCGTTGTGCCTGA
- the LOC130803981 gene encoding serine/threonine-protein kinase-like protein At3g51990 — MGYLSCKAESSIEVTNSDNPSHNFQKQKNPHKKSHEKPFKIKEFKYNDLELATNNFSDQKLLGRGSHGLVYKAVLPSGHLVAVKKPSKNQQQSSSCDEFDNEINILSNLQSSRFVNLVGFTTNNDENSRNDRLLVVEFMCNGTLYDVLHKNSRVPNWGRRIKLALQTSKAVEILHSQYPPVIHRDIKSANVLLDRNHNAKLGDFGLALCCNVDDFRLRSTPPAGTIGYLDPTYVTPDNLSTKTDVFSFGILLLEIISGRKAIDIGYSPPSIVDWAIPLVRKGKLLAIYDPRIPPPKDPIVRKQLAVIAAKCVRSNRERRPSMKEVVEALEQLSKLVPLHSWNGLANPCLMVESVGHPVGSSNRHMSARFRGLECGNFEDVDGRFAKSLKNPRRVYSDLGFRNNLMDLMAECDVDSEYGGEDVIEQKKQSYSSSFRFASERYNDKQRTSLAPFNDGASLSQLRRSILDNKRPQNG, encoded by the coding sequence ATGGGTTATCTCTCATGTAAAGCTGAATCATCCATAGAAGTGACAAATTCTGATAACCCATCTCATaactttcaaaaacaaaaaaatccacATAAAAAATCCCAtgaaaaaccctttaaaatcaaaGAATTTAAGTATAATGATCTTGAATTAGCAACCAACAATTTTTCTGATCAAAAACTTCTTGGTAGAGGAAGTCATGGTCTTGTTTACAAAGCTGTTCTTCCATCTGGGCATCTTGTAGCTGTTAAAAAGCCTTCAAAAAACCAACAACAATCTTCATCTTGTGATGAATTCGACAATGAAATCAACATTTTGTCTAATCTTCAAAGCTCAAGGTTTGTTAATTTAGTTGGTTTTACAACTAATAATGATGAAAATTCAAGAAATGATAGATTGCTTGTTGTTGAATTCATGTGTAATGGTACTTTATATGATGTTTTGCATAAAAATTCTAGGGTTCCGAATTGGGGTAGGAGGATTAAATTAGCTTTACAAACTTCTAAAGCTGTTGAAATTTTGCATTCACAATATCCACCAGTGATTCACAGAGATATCAAATCTGCTAATGTGTTACTTGATAGAAATCATAATGCTAAATTAGGGGATTTTGGGCTTGCTTTGTGTTGTAATGTGGATGATTTTCGACTCCGGTCGACACCTCCTGCAGGAACAATTGGGTATTTGGATCCAACTTATGTGACCCCTGATAATTTGAGTACTAAAACTGATGTATTTAGTTTTGGGATTTTGTTATTGGAGATTATAAGTGGTAGGAAAGCTATTGATATTGGGTATTCACCACCTTCAATTGTAGATTGGGCTATTCCTTTGGTTAGAAAAGGGAAGCTATTAGCTATCTATGATCCTAGAATACCTCCTCCAAAGGATCCTATAGTTAGGAAACAATTAGCTGTAATTGCTGCAAAATGTGTTAGGTCTAATAGGGAGAGAAGGCCTTCAATGAAAGAGGTTGTCGAGGCACTTGAACAATTGAGTAAGTTAGTGCCATTACATTCATGGAATGGCTTAGCTAACCCTTGTTTGATGGTGGAGAGTGTAGGGCATCCTGTTGGTTCGTCTAATAGGCATATGAGCGCGAGGTTTAGAGGGTTGGAATGTGGGAATTTCGAGGATGTTGATGGTAGATTCGCCAAATCTTTGAAGAATCCGAGAAGGGTTTATTCGGATTTGGGGTTTAGGAATAATTTGATGGATTTGATGGCCGAGTGTGATGTAGACTCGGAGTATGGAGGAGAGGATGTGATTGAGCAAAAGAAACAGAGTTATAGTTCAAGTTTTAGGTTCGCAAGTGAAAGATATAATGACAAACAAAGGACTTCCCTTGCACCTTTCAATGATGGCGCGAGTCTTTCTCAGTTAAGGCGGAGTATATTGGACAATAAACGACCTCAAAATGGTTAG
- the LOC130803980 gene encoding pentatricopeptide repeat-containing protein At1g71210, mitochondrial-like, protein MLTITPKYINKTKSFLLPLLIFNSYYSNPSSSAKILINPSLVGTHLPNPSSDSKEIAASFKDWFRTSKNPNFDRIFKILSIRGDEVLAISAKEDSDWGLGKLDIKLSESFVLEVLNYKKDDILSCLKFFDWCGRQPYFNHTLATCVALFKILSRAKLQSLMLDLLDSFKKQRKLHTIRFNDMLVVGYALAGKVYIALQVYGKMRFHGLDLDSASYHILLNSLVEEGCFDEMNVVLDQIRRRGYEDKFTHSIVIKSLCKQCQLDEAEEYLRGLLSRVKVLPHHAIGILVEAFCKSGRFSCGAKLIQEFGEMEGVPVQEAYGIWIKCLALAGKTDTALKFLNDKKSVEGYIPDAIRYNILIFRLLKKNQLKEVSDLLLDMKENRIVPDKVTMNAVLCFFCKAGMMDVALELYELRTEFGFTPHSLMFNYVINTLCSEDNIDEAFQMLKNLMQQGYIPGKRTFSILADALCRQGRLDEMKDLFMFALERKLIPSDSAYEKFIRSLCRAKRVQDGYLLHGEFNRLNKTPSKSTYSYLIYGFNHARRGDLAARLLIEMQEKGHTPSDKLFKYVLRCVCQMDNPERLFLHLLEIQCSRKGYDQRTFNYFIYGAGAASRPDLGRGVYDMMLKSGIVPNVNSEILMLRCYLRSGKIADALNFFEDVKKRKMVGRKIYTTMVIGLCKSRKADSALAMLKQARENGLVPSLFCYETLIKLCCSETKYDEAVQLIKEMEKIGRKVSSFVGNLLMLHSLYDHNLYKAWLRSSDQSNEKLSHAMLGQVIATFSGHVNTDAKAEDLEELVQNCFPLDLYSYNMMLRKLSINNMDEACRLFKRMCRKGYQPNRWSYDTIVHGFYMHGRKAEAQLWADEMLWQGYAPTECTRDI, encoded by the coding sequence ATGCTTACAATAACACCCAAATATATTAACAAGACCAAATCTTTTCTCCTTCCTCTTTTGATCTTCAACTCTTACTACTCAAATCCTTCGTCTTCTGCAAAAATCCTTATAAACCCATCTTTAGTCGGGACCCATCTTCCGAACCCATCTTCAGATTCTAAAGAAATTGCTGCTTCTTTCAAGGATTGGTTTAGAACCTCCAAAAACCCAAATTTCGATAGAATATTCAAGATTTTGAGTATTAGAGGTGATGAAGTTCTTGCTATTTCTGCAAAGGAGGATAGCGATTGGGGTCTTGGTAAATTGGATATCAAATTGTCAGAATCCTTTGTTTTAGAGGtacttaattataaaaaagatGATATTTTAAGTTGCTTGAAATTTTTTGATTGGTGTGGTAGACAACCCTATTTTAATCATACTCTTGCTACCTGTGTTGCACTTTTTAAGATTTTGAGCCGTGCAAAACTTCAATCTTTGATGCTAGATTTGTTAGATAGTTTTAAAAAGCAGAGAAAATTGCATACAATTAGGTTTAATGATATGCTTGTTGTTGGGTATGCTTTAGCTGGAAAAGTTTATATTGCACTCCAAGTGTATGGTAAAATGCGCTTTCATGGGCTTGATTTAGATAGTGCTAGTTATCATATTCTATTGAATTCATTAGTTGAGGAAGGTTGTTTCGATGAAATGAATGTTGTATTGGATCAAATTAGGAGGAGAGGGTATGAAGACAAGTTTACTCATAGTATTGTGATAAAGAGCTTGTGTAAGCAATGCCAGTTGGATGAAGCGGAGGAGTATTTGCGAGGTTTGTTGAGTCGTGTAAAGGTGCTGCCACATCATGCCATTGGTATACTGGTGGAAGCTTTTTGTAAGAGTGGAAGGTTTTCATGTGGTGCTAAGTTAATTCAAGAATTTGGGGAGATGGAAGGTGTTCCTGTGCAGGAGGCATATGGTATTTGGATTAAGTGTCTTGCGCTAGCTGGGAAAACTGATACTGCTTTGAAATTCTTGAATGACAAAAAGTCTGTTGAAGGGTATATTCCTGATGCGATTAGGTACAATATTTTGATATTTAGGCTTCTTAAGAAAAATCAGCTTAAGGAGGTTAGTGATTTGTTGTTGGATATGAAGGAGAACAGAATTGTGCCTGATAAGGTTACCATGAATGCTGTATTGTGCTTCTTTTGTAAGGCTGGAATGATGGATGTTGCCCTTGAGTTGTATGAATTGAGGACTGAATTTGGGTTTACTCCTCATAGTTTGATgtttaattatgtaataaaCACTCTATGCAGTGAGGACAACATTGATGAAGCTTTTCAGATGTTGAAGAATTTGATGCAACAGGGTTACATTCCTGGCAAGAGGACTTTTTCTATTCTTGCCGATGCATTATGTAGGCAAGGTAGGCTCGATGAAATGAAGGACCTATTTATGTTTGCCTTAGAGCGTAAATTAATTCCTTCCGATTCTGCGTATGAGAAATTCATTAGATCCCTTTGTCGGGCTAAAAGGGTTCAAGATGGTTACTTGCTCCACGGAGAGTTTAATAGATTAAATAAAACACCTAGTAAAAGTACTTATTCATACTTGATCTACGGCTTCAATCATGCAAGAAGGGGAGATCTTGCTGCTAGACTTCTTATTGAAATGCAAGAGAAAGGTCATACACCGTCAGATAAATTGTTTAAGTATGTTCTACGATGTGTATGTCAAATGGATAACCCTGAGAGACTCTTTCTGCATTTACTGGAGATACAGTGTTCTCGTAAAGGATATGATCAGCgtacttttaattattttatctatGGCGCTGGTGCTGCTTCTAGACCTGACCTTGGTAGAGGAGTTTATGATATGATGTTGAAATCCGGCATTGTCCCTAATGTAAACTCTGAAATTCTTATGCTGAGATGTTACCTAAGAAGCGGAAAGATAGCTGATGCACTGAACTTCTTTGAAGATgtcaagaaaagaaaaatggtgGGAAGAAAAATTTACACTACCATGGTGATTGGCCTTTGCAAATCCAGGAAAGCGGATTCCGCTTTGGCCATGTTGAAGCAAGCAAGAGAGAATGGATTAGTCCCTAGCCTGTTTTGTTATGAGACACTCATAAAGCTGTGTTGCTCGGAAACTAAGTATGATGAGGCGGTTCAATTAATCAAGGAGATGGAGAAAATTGGACGTAAAGTTTCATCTTTTGTTGGCAATTTACTTATGTTACACTCACTTTATGATCACAATCTGTATAAGGCGTGGCTCCGTTCAAGTGATCAATCTAATGAGAAACTTAGTCATGCAATGCTTGGCCAGGTAATTGCTACTTTTTCTGGCCATGTTAATACTGATGCTAAGGCTGAGGACTTGGAAGAACTTGTTCAGAATTGCTTTCCCCTTGATCTATATTCTTACAACATGATGTTGAGAAAGTTGAGCATCAATAACATGGATGAAGCTTGCCGATTGTTCAAGCGGATGTGTCGAAAAGGCTACCAACCTAATAGGTGGTCTTATGACACAATTGTTCATGGCTTCTATATGCATGGTAGAAAAGCTGAAGCTCAACTGTGGGCAGATGAAATGTTATGGCAAGGATATGCTCCAACTGAATGCACCCGTGATATTTGa